One Phoenix dactylifera cultivar Barhee BC4 chromosome 8, palm_55x_up_171113_PBpolish2nd_filt_p, whole genome shotgun sequence genomic window carries:
- the LOC103709789 gene encoding transcription repressor OFP14-like produces MHRSLYLSLPKRKKSASQPPLLPTARNYNNIKTSRYVPGPASERSPRSTETLPEPIRASERFFVKPGSSSSLIEEARLSVGSLSPRCEGQAVGILSRDPDADFRRSMLEMVEARHVDPEEPLDWEFVEELLYCFLRLNDRGVHKHIVRAFTDLAAAGFRRRSPRL; encoded by the coding sequence ATGCACAGATCTCTCTACCTCTCGCTTCCCAAACGGAAGAAATCCGCTTCACAGCCTCCACTACTCCCAACCGCACGAAACTACAACAACATCAAGACCTCCAGGTACGTGCCTGGTCCCGCGTCGGAGCGGTCGCCGCGGTCGACGGAAACCCTGCCGGAACCCATCCGGGCGTCGGAGCGGTTCTTCGTGAAGCCGGGCTCGTCTAGCTCCCTCATCGAGGAGGCCCGGCTGAGCGTGGGCTCTCTGTCTCCGCGGTGCGAGGGGCAGGCGGTGGGGATCCTGTCCAGGGACCCGGACGCCGACTTCCGGCGGTCGATGCTGGAGATGGTGGAGGCGCGCCACGTGGACCCGGAGGAGCCGCTGGATTGGGAGTTCGTGGAGGAGCTGCTCTACTGTTTCCTGCGACTCAACGACCGCGGCGTCCACAAGCACATCGTCCGGGCCTTCACCGATCTCGCCGCCGCCGGTTTCCGCCGCAGGTCGCCAAGGCTGTGA